From Sceloporus undulatus isolate JIND9_A2432 ecotype Alabama chromosome 6, SceUnd_v1.1, whole genome shotgun sequence, one genomic window encodes:
- the SEZ6L2 gene encoding seizure 6-like protein 2 isoform X2, whose protein sequence is MGYSEKAASKMLFLQLLCSLPLLQGLPLWENDDVAPATPSLPLEALSPEAVGDPKEEEVGPSAEVRGSLPPNPEGLPELLQGALLRKEFLGSELLEDPIPGSPSTLPPFHPPIQQLDGGMVPETSEAIATGPSPLTTAAPPTGFLLTTPPASTAAAPPRLPPPPDEVGSASQHISATTTAFIPEGDEETTTTLITTTTITTVHTPVFCNNNITDVEGYVESPDYAGATFYGGLDCTYTISVYMGYGIEVQVQSLNLSKEDSLTVEGLGGEKPVVLANESLMVEGQVIRSPTNQVLIHFQSYHTTTPGIFKFHYQAFLLSCGFPSRPENGDVMVTDLHPGGSATFKCESGFHLRGEETLICLNVSRPRWSGTSPACVASCGGTVHNATRGRIVAPEAPGGPRGGRNLTCRWLVEAPEGQRLHLHFERVALDEDNDKLMIRSGSSTFSPIIYDSDMDDVPERGLLSDAQSLIVELTSEGPATPLILSLRYEAFDEDRCYEPFLAHGNFSTTDPLYHMGTVVEFACSAGYMLEQGPSAIECIDARDPRWNESEPTCKALCGGELSESTGVILSPDWPQSYGKGQDCVWGIRVQEEKRVLLDIEILNIRKSDVLTIFDGGDLTARILGQYLGPHPRFSLYSSGPAVTLQFQSDPGDPLFGLSQGFLVRYKEVPRNDTCPELPEVEFGWRTASHAAVIRGTVVTYQCEPGYDIVGSDILTCQWDLSWSNSPPTCQKIVNCADPGEISNGKRSVSDRRFSIGSHVQYFCHEGYVVEGSSTLTCYNRDTGTPKWSDRVPKCVLKYEPCLNPGVPENGYQTLYKHHYQAGESLRFFCYEGFELIGEVTITCIPGHPSQWTSQPPLCKVAYEELLDSRKLEVTQTTDPSHQMEGGNIALAIFLPIILVILLIGGIYVYYTKFQGKTLFGFSFSSSHSYSPITVESDFNNPLYEAGDTREYEVSI, encoded by the exons ATGGGCTATTCGGAAAAAGCAGCATCCAAAATGCTGTTTCTTCAGTTGCTTTGCTCCTTGCCTCTTCTACAAG GTCTGCCTCTTTGGGAAAATGATGACGTGGCCCCTGCCACCCCTTCCCTGCCGCTGGAGGCCCTGTCGCCAGAGGCTGTGGGGgacccaaaggaggaggaagtggggCCCTCAGCTGAAGTGAGGGGATCCTTGCCCCCCAATCCTGAAGGCCTCCCTGAATTGCTGCAGGGAGCATTGCTGAGGAAGGAGTTTCTGGGGAGCGAGTTGTTGGAAGACCCCATCCCTg GTAGCCCTTCCACTCTGCCCCCTTTCCATCCTCCCATCCAGCAGCTGGATGGTGGGATGGTCCCTGAGACCTCTGAAGCTATAGCCACCGGTCCTTCTCCCTTGACCACTGCGGCTCCCCCCACGGGTTTCCTCCTCACAACCCCCCCTGCATCAACAGCGGCCGCTCCTCCCCGTCTTCCCCCTCCACCGGATGAGGTAGGATCAGCCAGCCAACACATCTCTGCCACCACCACCGCTTTCATCCCTGAAGGTGATGAGGAGACCACAACCACACTgatcacaacaacaaccatcactACAGTGCACACACCTG TGttttgcaacaacaacatcacTGATGTGGAAGGCTACGTTGAATCCCCAGATTATGCTGGTGCCACTTTTTATGGAGGCCTGGACTGCACCTACACTATCTCTGTTTACATGGGCTATGGGATAGAAGTACAG GTGCAGAGTTTGAATCTATCCAAAGAGGATTCACTGACAGTGGAAGGTCTAGGGGGTGAGAAGCCTGTTGTCTTGGCCAACGAGTCATTGATGGTTGAGGGGCAAGTGATCCGCAGTCCGACCAACCAGGTGTTGATTCACTTTCAGAGCTACCACACCACCACCCCTGGAATCTTCAAATTCCACTACCAAG CTTTTCTTCTCAGTTGTGGCTTCCCCAGCCGACCTGAGAATGGGGATGTTATGGTTACTGACCTCCATCCTGGTGGTTCTGCCACTTTTAAGTGTGAGTCAGGCTTCCACCTGCGAGGTGAAGAGACGCTCATCTGCCTCAATGTCAGCCGCCCTCGCTGGAGTGGTACCAGCCCTGCATGTGTGG CTTCCTGTGGAGGAACAGTTCATAATGCCACTCGTGGGCGCATTGTGGCTCCTGAAGCACCTGGTGGGCCTCGTGGTGGTCGGAACCTGACGTGCCGATGGTTGGTGGAGGCACCTGAAGGCCAGCGCTTGCACCTGCATTTTGAGAGAGTGGCTCTGGATGAAGATAATGATAA ACTAATGATCCGCAGTGGGAGCAGCACATTTTCCCCTATCATCTATGACTCTGACATGGACGATGTCCCAGAACGTGGGTTGCTGAGTGATGCCCAGTCTCTCATTGTGGAGCTGACCAGCGAGGGCCCTGCCACGCCTCTCATCCTTAGCCTGCGCTATGAAG CTTTTGATGAAGACCGATGTTATGAACCATTCCTGGCACATGGTAATTTCAGCACAACAGATCCATTGTATCATATGGGGACTGTAGTTGAGTTTGCCTGCAGTGCTGGATATATGCTTGAACAGGGACCTTCTGCCATTGAATGCATAGATGCAAGAGATCCTCGCTGGAATGAAAGCGAGCCAACCTGCAAAG CGTTGTGTGGAGGGGAACTCTCTGAGTCTACAGGCGTCATACTTTCCCCTGATTGGCCCCAGTCCTATGGAAAAGGCCAGGACTGCGTCTGGGGTATCCGAGTgcaggaggagaagagagtgCTGCTGGACATTGAGAT cCTCAACATCCGCAAGTCTGATGTGTTGACAATCTTTGATGGAGGGGACTTAACTGCTCGGATCCTTGGCCAGTATTTGGGCCCACACCCTCGCTTCAGCCTGTATTCCTCTGGCCCAGCAGTCACTCTTCAGTTCCAGTCAGACCCCGGGGACCCTCTCTTTGGCCTCAGCCAGGGTTTCCTGGTGCGGTACAAGG AGGTTCCACGAAATGACACTTGCCCAGAGCTGCCAGAAGTGGAGTTTGGCTGGCGCACAGCTTCTCATGCTGCTGTCATCCGTGGCACAGTTGTGACCTACCAGTGTGAGCCAGGTTATGACATTGTGGGATCTGACATACTCACTTGCCAATGGGATCTATCCTGGAGCAACAGCCCTCCCACATGCCAGAAGA TTGTGAACTGTGCTGATCCTGGGGAAATCAGCAATGGCAAACGCAGCGTCTCGGATCGACGTTTCTCCATTGGTTCCCACGTCCAGTATTTTTGTCATGAGGGCTACGTGGTGGAAGGGAGCAGCACACTGACTTGTTACAACCGGGACACTGGCACCCCTAAATGGAGTGACCGAGTGCCCAAATGTGTCT tgaaatatgagCCCTGCCTGAACCCTGGTGTTCCAGAGAATGGCTATCAAACCCTTTACAAGCATCACTACCAGGCGGGAGAATCCCTGCGCTTCTTCTGCTATGAGGGGTTTGAACTAATAGGTGAAGTGACCATCACTTGCATACCGGGACATCCATCCCAGTGGACCAGCCAACCCCCACTGTGTAAAG TGGCCTATGAGGAGTTATTGGACAGCCGGAAACTAGAAG TCACCCAGACAACAGACCCTTCCCACCAGATGGAAGGGGGCAACATTGCCCTGGCGATTTTCCTTCCCATCATCCTTGTCATCCTTCTAATTGGTGGAATCTATGTCTACTACACCAA GTTCCAAGGAAAGACCCTCTTTGGTTTCTCTTTCTCCAGCTCCCATAGCTACAGCCCGATCACTGTGGAGTCTGACTTTAACAACCCTCTCTATGAGGCTGGG GACACCAGAGAATATGAAGTTTCAATCTAG
- the SEZ6L2 gene encoding seizure 6-like protein 2 isoform X1: MGYSEKAASKMLFLQLLCSLPLLQGLPLWENDDVAPATPSLPLEALSPEAVGDPKEEEVGPSAEVRGSLPPNPEGLPELLQGALLRKEFLGSELLEDPIPEGSPSTLPPFHPPIQQLDGGMVPETSEAIATGPSPLTTAAPPTGFLLTTPPASTAAAPPRLPPPPDEVGSASQHISATTTAFIPEGDEETTTTLITTTTITTVHTPVFCNNNITDVEGYVESPDYAGATFYGGLDCTYTISVYMGYGIEVQVQSLNLSKEDSLTVEGLGGEKPVVLANESLMVEGQVIRSPTNQVLIHFQSYHTTTPGIFKFHYQAFLLSCGFPSRPENGDVMVTDLHPGGSATFKCESGFHLRGEETLICLNVSRPRWSGTSPACVASCGGTVHNATRGRIVAPEAPGGPRGGRNLTCRWLVEAPEGQRLHLHFERVALDEDNDKLMIRSGSSTFSPIIYDSDMDDVPERGLLSDAQSLIVELTSEGPATPLILSLRYEAFDEDRCYEPFLAHGNFSTTDPLYHMGTVVEFACSAGYMLEQGPSAIECIDARDPRWNESEPTCKALCGGELSESTGVILSPDWPQSYGKGQDCVWGIRVQEEKRVLLDIEILNIRKSDVLTIFDGGDLTARILGQYLGPHPRFSLYSSGPAVTLQFQSDPGDPLFGLSQGFLVRYKEVPRNDTCPELPEVEFGWRTASHAAVIRGTVVTYQCEPGYDIVGSDILTCQWDLSWSNSPPTCQKIVNCADPGEISNGKRSVSDRRFSIGSHVQYFCHEGYVVEGSSTLTCYNRDTGTPKWSDRVPKCVLKYEPCLNPGVPENGYQTLYKHHYQAGESLRFFCYEGFELIGEVTITCIPGHPSQWTSQPPLCKVAYEELLDSRKLEVTQTTDPSHQMEGGNIALAIFLPIILVILLIGGIYVYYTKFQGKTLFGFSFSSSHSYSPITVESDFNNPLYEAGDTREYEVSI, encoded by the exons ATGGGCTATTCGGAAAAAGCAGCATCCAAAATGCTGTTTCTTCAGTTGCTTTGCTCCTTGCCTCTTCTACAAG GTCTGCCTCTTTGGGAAAATGATGACGTGGCCCCTGCCACCCCTTCCCTGCCGCTGGAGGCCCTGTCGCCAGAGGCTGTGGGGgacccaaaggaggaggaagtggggCCCTCAGCTGAAGTGAGGGGATCCTTGCCCCCCAATCCTGAAGGCCTCCCTGAATTGCTGCAGGGAGCATTGCTGAGGAAGGAGTTTCTGGGGAGCGAGTTGTTGGAAGACCCCATCCCTg AAGGTAGCCCTTCCACTCTGCCCCCTTTCCATCCTCCCATCCAGCAGCTGGATGGTGGGATGGTCCCTGAGACCTCTGAAGCTATAGCCACCGGTCCTTCTCCCTTGACCACTGCGGCTCCCCCCACGGGTTTCCTCCTCACAACCCCCCCTGCATCAACAGCGGCCGCTCCTCCCCGTCTTCCCCCTCCACCGGATGAGGTAGGATCAGCCAGCCAACACATCTCTGCCACCACCACCGCTTTCATCCCTGAAGGTGATGAGGAGACCACAACCACACTgatcacaacaacaaccatcactACAGTGCACACACCTG TGttttgcaacaacaacatcacTGATGTGGAAGGCTACGTTGAATCCCCAGATTATGCTGGTGCCACTTTTTATGGAGGCCTGGACTGCACCTACACTATCTCTGTTTACATGGGCTATGGGATAGAAGTACAG GTGCAGAGTTTGAATCTATCCAAAGAGGATTCACTGACAGTGGAAGGTCTAGGGGGTGAGAAGCCTGTTGTCTTGGCCAACGAGTCATTGATGGTTGAGGGGCAAGTGATCCGCAGTCCGACCAACCAGGTGTTGATTCACTTTCAGAGCTACCACACCACCACCCCTGGAATCTTCAAATTCCACTACCAAG CTTTTCTTCTCAGTTGTGGCTTCCCCAGCCGACCTGAGAATGGGGATGTTATGGTTACTGACCTCCATCCTGGTGGTTCTGCCACTTTTAAGTGTGAGTCAGGCTTCCACCTGCGAGGTGAAGAGACGCTCATCTGCCTCAATGTCAGCCGCCCTCGCTGGAGTGGTACCAGCCCTGCATGTGTGG CTTCCTGTGGAGGAACAGTTCATAATGCCACTCGTGGGCGCATTGTGGCTCCTGAAGCACCTGGTGGGCCTCGTGGTGGTCGGAACCTGACGTGCCGATGGTTGGTGGAGGCACCTGAAGGCCAGCGCTTGCACCTGCATTTTGAGAGAGTGGCTCTGGATGAAGATAATGATAA ACTAATGATCCGCAGTGGGAGCAGCACATTTTCCCCTATCATCTATGACTCTGACATGGACGATGTCCCAGAACGTGGGTTGCTGAGTGATGCCCAGTCTCTCATTGTGGAGCTGACCAGCGAGGGCCCTGCCACGCCTCTCATCCTTAGCCTGCGCTATGAAG CTTTTGATGAAGACCGATGTTATGAACCATTCCTGGCACATGGTAATTTCAGCACAACAGATCCATTGTATCATATGGGGACTGTAGTTGAGTTTGCCTGCAGTGCTGGATATATGCTTGAACAGGGACCTTCTGCCATTGAATGCATAGATGCAAGAGATCCTCGCTGGAATGAAAGCGAGCCAACCTGCAAAG CGTTGTGTGGAGGGGAACTCTCTGAGTCTACAGGCGTCATACTTTCCCCTGATTGGCCCCAGTCCTATGGAAAAGGCCAGGACTGCGTCTGGGGTATCCGAGTgcaggaggagaagagagtgCTGCTGGACATTGAGAT cCTCAACATCCGCAAGTCTGATGTGTTGACAATCTTTGATGGAGGGGACTTAACTGCTCGGATCCTTGGCCAGTATTTGGGCCCACACCCTCGCTTCAGCCTGTATTCCTCTGGCCCAGCAGTCACTCTTCAGTTCCAGTCAGACCCCGGGGACCCTCTCTTTGGCCTCAGCCAGGGTTTCCTGGTGCGGTACAAGG AGGTTCCACGAAATGACACTTGCCCAGAGCTGCCAGAAGTGGAGTTTGGCTGGCGCACAGCTTCTCATGCTGCTGTCATCCGTGGCACAGTTGTGACCTACCAGTGTGAGCCAGGTTATGACATTGTGGGATCTGACATACTCACTTGCCAATGGGATCTATCCTGGAGCAACAGCCCTCCCACATGCCAGAAGA TTGTGAACTGTGCTGATCCTGGGGAAATCAGCAATGGCAAACGCAGCGTCTCGGATCGACGTTTCTCCATTGGTTCCCACGTCCAGTATTTTTGTCATGAGGGCTACGTGGTGGAAGGGAGCAGCACACTGACTTGTTACAACCGGGACACTGGCACCCCTAAATGGAGTGACCGAGTGCCCAAATGTGTCT tgaaatatgagCCCTGCCTGAACCCTGGTGTTCCAGAGAATGGCTATCAAACCCTTTACAAGCATCACTACCAGGCGGGAGAATCCCTGCGCTTCTTCTGCTATGAGGGGTTTGAACTAATAGGTGAAGTGACCATCACTTGCATACCGGGACATCCATCCCAGTGGACCAGCCAACCCCCACTGTGTAAAG TGGCCTATGAGGAGTTATTGGACAGCCGGAAACTAGAAG TCACCCAGACAACAGACCCTTCCCACCAGATGGAAGGGGGCAACATTGCCCTGGCGATTTTCCTTCCCATCATCCTTGTCATCCTTCTAATTGGTGGAATCTATGTCTACTACACCAA GTTCCAAGGAAAGACCCTCTTTGGTTTCTCTTTCTCCAGCTCCCATAGCTACAGCCCGATCACTGTGGAGTCTGACTTTAACAACCCTCTCTATGAGGCTGGG GACACCAGAGAATATGAAGTTTCAATCTAG